The Clavelina lepadiformis chromosome 3, kaClaLepa1.1, whole genome shotgun sequence region TAGAAAGACGTTCTCCTTCACCTGTTCCGTTAGGAGAGTCACCCAGACTATCTAGAAAAGCTTTTACAGATCTAGACAATGCTGAAAAAACTGGAGTTCCACTAAATTCTCAGTGGACACTTTGGCTGGACAGGTATATACAGAAAAGAGCTTGCTTGTTAATCTAAATAATTTGGTGACAAAACTCAGTGTAAgtctacattttattttgttattgtttacaaatatatattgactatagtggaaagtgtagcACCTGCACGCACGAGATTCTTCCCTCTGCATGCTAAGCTTTCATATCTTCgcgccgatttataataaataaacaaagaattgaggcttccGTTCACGCCATCGTGCCAAAGATTCCGTCTTTGCAGTCACGATTTCTCATCGAAAACTGCCAAACTTTCCAGTCTGATATATTGGGCAATTCAATTGCAATTTGTATCAGTTAATTCAGGTTTACCACTAGACTgcagttttgtcattttaGTAGACCTTTTCATGTGCAAAGTTGCTTAATTTGCCTGATTAATCAGATCTCTGATTATAATTATGTGTGCAGTTGGAGCTACCCAAcagcttttgtaaaattttgaaaattgtatTGATTCAAGGCTTGAAGACTGATTTGTGTTAATTTAATATGATACAAtagattttgtgtttttatgaaGATTAGCTtggttaaatttgaaattattatCCATACCtgtataattttattgatgtttttttattaatttagaTCAGTGCCAAATCTTACGGCATCAGAGTATGAGGCAAACCTCAGAAAAATCTATACAGTTTCCACCATAGAGGTAAAATGTTGATTCGATAACATTTAAAcctaataattttttttcatattttgtgaTATATCTTTGATGTAACATGCAAGTAAATCAGACTGAGTAAATAGTAAACACCCATTTACAGTAATGTGATTATGTTTCAGAGTTTTTGGGCAGTTTTTAATCATATTCCAACCCCTAGTCGTCTTGTCCCCAGATACAGTTACCACATGATGAGGAACGACATTCGGCCAGTCTGGTATGTACAAGTATTAAATTCTTTTCTGATGGTAGACACTAGACAAGTCGAAGTTTTATTATCATGGTAAGTTTGTGAAACTCATGAACTCTTGTTTGCTCAATTGTAGGGAGGATGAGGTCAATGCTAAAGGGGGAATGTGGAAGCTTCGGTGCCATAAACTTTGCACTGTAAGTACTTGTTGGTATTGTAACACAACAGCAATATTGGTCGTTTGATAAATAGTATAGAACCGATCGAGCAAAACTTTATCTCATCTCTGGTTTTTGGACTATTTAGGACAATGTTTGGAATGAACTGCTTTTGGCATGTATTGGAGAACAATTTTCTGACTATGTCAGTAAAGGTATGTTAAGGaaggtttgtttttgtatgttCCGTGTATATGGTAGTTGCTCATGCGAAGTAATTGTACATAtatatgtttaatttattgaaaatgattgaaaaaattaattataattattatcttaGATGATGACATTATTGGACTCAGTGTTAGCATAAggaaaaatgatgatctaatCCAGTTGTGGAACATCAACTCAACTGGTGCTGAAGAATGTCAGGTCCTGAAAAAAATCGCTGAAGTTCTACCATATGTTACCTTTGAAACATCATTTTACAAACGTAAGTATTCCAAACAATGTTACCGTTTTTATGCTTCTCAACTAATCTCAATgagatattttcaatatttgtgTACATGCTATTTTCACCATCTAAATTTTCCTTTGTTTGCGATAAGTTGTTTGTAAcaggtttttgtttttacagcacaCCAAGAACACAGAGCATTTGAaggtaaaaaatattaagGCCAAATTTGTCCACATATGATATGTT contains the following coding sequences:
- the LOC143448608 gene encoding eukaryotic translation initiation factor 4E type 3-like, with product MSVDNLFSKKFQQLERRSPSPVPLGESPRLSRKAFTDLDNAEKTGVPLNSQWTLWLDRSVPNLTASEYEANLRKIYTVSTIESFWAVFNHIPTPSRLVPRYSYHMMRNDIRPVWEDEVNAKGGMWKLRCHKLCTDNVWNELLLACIGEQFSDYVSKDDDIIGLSVSIRKNDDLIQLWNINSTGAEECQVLKKIAEVLPYVTFETSFYKPHQEHRAFEGKKY